One segment of Paraburkholderia sp. PREW-6R DNA contains the following:
- a CDS encoding CoA-acylating methylmalonate-semialdehyde dehydrogenase: MNAVNEQANLSVKQLGHYIGGAPVAPQSGRFKDVFNPATGKVTGSVALASVDEVNAAVQAARAAFPAWSETAPIKRARILFRFKELLNQHHDELAMLITREHGKVFTDAQGEVVRGIEVVEFACGIPQLLKTDFTDQIGGGIDNWNLRQALGVVAGITPFNFPVMVPMWMFPVALACGNTFVLKPSERDPSASLRLAELLKEAGLPDGVFNVVNGDKIAVDALIDHPDVAALSFVGSTPIAAYIHTEASKRGKRVQALGGAKNHLVVMPDADLDQAVDALIGAAYGSAGERCMAISVAVAVGNVADALIERLVPRVESLVIKNGEHLDAEMGPLVTAEHKAKVVGYIDVGVAEGAKLIVDGRAHPVAGEEGFFVGGTLFDHVGTDMKIYKEEIFGPVLAVVRVPDFASAVALINAHEFGNGVSLFTSDGGVARAFGRQIQVGMVGINVPIPVPMAWHSFGGWKRSLFGDHHAYGEEGVRFYTRYKSIMQRWPDSIAKGAEFTMPVAK, encoded by the coding sequence ATGAACGCAGTGAACGAACAGGCGAACCTATCGGTGAAACAGCTAGGCCACTATATTGGCGGCGCGCCGGTCGCGCCGCAAAGCGGCCGTTTCAAGGACGTATTCAATCCCGCTACCGGTAAGGTGACTGGCTCGGTTGCACTTGCGTCCGTCGATGAAGTGAATGCGGCTGTGCAGGCCGCCAGGGCGGCGTTCCCGGCGTGGAGCGAAACGGCGCCAATCAAGCGCGCACGCATTCTGTTCCGGTTCAAGGAGTTGTTGAACCAGCATCACGACGAACTCGCCATGCTGATCACGCGCGAACACGGCAAGGTGTTCACCGACGCGCAAGGCGAAGTGGTGCGCGGCATCGAGGTGGTCGAATTCGCGTGTGGCATTCCCCAGCTGCTCAAGACCGACTTCACCGACCAGATCGGCGGCGGCATCGACAACTGGAATCTGCGGCAGGCGCTGGGCGTGGTCGCGGGCATCACGCCGTTCAATTTCCCGGTCATGGTGCCGATGTGGATGTTTCCGGTCGCGCTCGCATGCGGCAACACGTTCGTGCTCAAGCCGTCGGAGCGCGATCCGTCGGCGTCGCTGCGGCTGGCTGAACTGTTGAAGGAAGCAGGTCTGCCCGATGGCGTGTTCAACGTCGTGAACGGCGACAAGATTGCCGTAGATGCGCTGATCGATCATCCGGATGTGGCGGCGCTGTCGTTTGTCGGCTCCACGCCGATTGCCGCATACATTCACACCGAAGCGTCGAAGCGCGGCAAGCGCGTGCAGGCGCTCGGCGGCGCGAAGAACCATCTGGTGGTAATGCCGGACGCCGATCTGGACCAGGCGGTCGACGCGCTGATTGGCGCCGCGTACGGCTCGGCTGGCGAACGTTGTATGGCGATTTCCGTGGCGGTGGCGGTCGGCAACGTGGCGGACGCGCTGATCGAGAGGCTGGTGCCGCGCGTCGAATCGCTAGTGATCAAAAACGGCGAGCACCTCGACGCCGAAATGGGACCGTTGGTAACGGCCGAACATAAGGCGAAGGTCGTTGGCTATATCGACGTGGGCGTGGCGGAAGGCGCGAAGCTGATCGTCGATGGCCGCGCGCATCCGGTCGCGGGCGAAGAAGGCTTCTTCGTCGGCGGCACGCTGTTCGATCATGTGGGCACCGATATGAAGATCTATAAGGAAGAGATCTTCGGCCCTGTGCTGGCCGTGGTGCGCGTGCCCGACTTTGCGAGCGCCGTGGCGTTGATCAACGCACACGAATTCGGCAATGGCGTGTCGCTGTTCACGTCGGACGGCGGCGTGGCGCGTGCTTTCGGACGACAGATCCAGGTGGGCATGGTCGGCATCAACGTGCCGATTCCCGTGCCGATGGCTTGGCATTCGTTCGGCGGCTGGAAGCGATCGCTGTTTGGCGACCACCATGCGTACGGCGAAGAGGGCGTGCGTTTCTACACGCGTTATAAGAGCATCATGCAGCGCTGGCCGGACAGCATTGCGAAGGGCGCAGAATTCACGATGCCGGTGGCAAAGTAA
- a CDS encoding MFS transporter, whose amino-acid sequence MLTGTFRSLRIFNYRVWASGAIVSNVGTWMQRTAQDWLVLTELTHHNATSVGIVMSLQFGPQMLLLPLTGYAADHFDRRKLLFGTQAAMGALALCLGLLSVTGLVKLWHVYLFAGLLGCVTAFDSPARQTFVSDLVGEDDLSNAVGLNSTSFNAARMIGPAVAGLLIASVGTGWVFLINALSFVAVLCSLRLLRLNELHLKPRAVRTRGSFVEGFKYVWKRPDLKAALLMLFLIGTFGLNFPIFISTMSVTAFHAGASEYGMLSSTMAIGSVTGALLAARRAKPRMALLLGAAALFGVGCTVAALMPNYVLFGLVLVVIGVSTQTFTTSTNSLVQLTTEPAMRGRVIAILLAIALGGTPLGAPVVGWVADHFGPRWALGVGAASGIAAALVGVLYLVRYRQLRVYVEGGRLRYSIDDPRQAPPHVSPAAAVQAAVLSEAEEDASSGV is encoded by the coding sequence TTGCTAACCGGTACATTCCGTTCGCTGCGCATCTTCAACTACCGCGTCTGGGCGAGTGGCGCGATCGTCTCGAACGTGGGTACGTGGATGCAACGCACGGCGCAAGACTGGCTCGTGCTCACGGAGCTGACGCATCACAACGCGACCTCCGTGGGTATCGTCATGTCGCTGCAGTTCGGTCCGCAAATGCTGCTGCTGCCGCTAACCGGCTATGCGGCGGATCATTTCGACCGCCGCAAGCTGTTGTTCGGCACACAGGCGGCAATGGGCGCGCTGGCGCTTTGCCTGGGCCTCCTGAGCGTCACCGGGCTCGTGAAACTGTGGCATGTCTACCTGTTTGCCGGCCTGCTTGGCTGCGTGACCGCGTTCGACTCACCTGCGCGTCAGACTTTCGTTTCCGATCTCGTCGGCGAGGACGATCTGTCGAATGCGGTCGGACTGAACTCCACTTCGTTTAACGCCGCTCGCATGATCGGGCCGGCCGTCGCCGGGCTATTGATTGCATCCGTGGGTACCGGGTGGGTGTTTCTGATCAACGCGCTGTCGTTCGTCGCGGTGCTGTGTTCTTTACGACTACTGCGACTGAACGAATTGCATTTGAAGCCGCGCGCGGTGCGTACGCGCGGCAGCTTCGTGGAGGGGTTCAAATATGTATGGAAGCGCCCCGATCTCAAAGCGGCGCTGCTAATGCTCTTTCTGATCGGCACATTCGGTCTGAATTTCCCGATCTTCATTTCGACCATGTCCGTCACCGCGTTCCATGCGGGCGCAAGCGAGTACGGCATGCTGAGTTCGACCATGGCAATCGGCTCGGTCACCGGCGCACTGCTCGCCGCTCGCAGAGCGAAGCCGCGCATGGCGCTGCTGCTGGGCGCCGCCGCATTGTTCGGGGTCGGCTGCACGGTCGCCGCGCTCATGCCGAATTACGTGCTGTTCGGCCTCGTGCTCGTGGTGATCGGCGTGTCGACGCAAACCTTCACCACCTCCACGAACAGTCTCGTTCAACTCACCACTGAGCCCGCCATGCGCGGCCGTGTCATTGCGATCCTGCTCGCCATTGCGTTGGGCGGCACGCCGCTTGGCGCGCCTGTCGTCGGCTGGGTCGCCGATCATTTCGGTCCGCGCTGGGCGCTTGGCGTGGGCGCCGCATCCGGCATCGCGGCGGCGCTGGTCGGCGTGCTGTACCTCGTCAGATACCGGCAACTGCGCGTGTATGTCGAAGGCGGACGGCTGCGCTACAGCATCGACGATCCGCGCCAGGCCCCGCCTCATGTCAGCCCGGCCGCGGCCGTCCAGGCCGCGGTGCTGAGCGAGGCGGAAGAAGACGCGTCGTCCGGGGTCTGA